One window of Sinorhizobium numidicum genomic DNA carries:
- a CDS encoding NADPH-dependent FMN reductase encodes MTKLLGISGSLRKASFNTALLNAAKSVTPEGVEFETATLHGIPLYDGDVEAESGVPAAANDLKQKIIAADGVILFTPEYNNSMPGVFKNAIDWLSRPPADIRKVFGGRPFALAGASPGSFGTILSQNAWLAVMRTLGADLWSGKRLMVPKADTLFDGDRQLIDEKTRERLRGFVKAFADYVATVKEP; translated from the coding sequence ATGACGAAACTTCTCGGCATATCCGGCAGCCTGCGAAAAGCCTCTTTCAATACGGCACTGCTCAATGCGGCAAAATCCGTCACGCCCGAGGGCGTGGAGTTCGAGACTGCGACACTGCATGGCATTCCGCTCTATGACGGCGACGTCGAGGCAGAAAGCGGCGTTCCGGCGGCGGCGAACGACCTGAAGCAGAAGATCATTGCGGCGGACGGCGTGATCCTCTTCACACCGGAGTACAACAATTCGATGCCTGGCGTTTTCAAGAACGCGATCGACTGGCTCAGCCGCCCGCCCGCTGACATTCGAAAGGTGTTCGGTGGTCGGCCCTTCGCGTTGGCCGGTGCTTCACCGGGGAGTTTCGGGACCATTCTCAGCCAGAATGCCTGGCTTGCCGTGATGCGAACGCTCGGCGCCGACCTTTGGTCGGGCAAACGGCTGATGGTGCCGAAAGCAGATACGCTCTTCGACGGTGACCGGCAGCTCATCGACGAGAAGACCCGGGAGCGGCTGCGCGGCTTCGTCAAGGCTTTCGCCGACTACGTCGCGACGGTGAAAGAGCCGTAG
- a CDS encoding carbon-nitrogen hydrolase family protein has protein sequence MMKLAAVQMNSIDGDVAANLDRIERAAAEAAGKGATLLITPELGVTGYGAGAVIRDLAEMADGPIVQQLRRISRDAGIAIIAGFAEREGSAVYNSAVHVDGDAAPTVYRKSHLYGDYERSLFTPGEPSTRLFEHQGVTCGMLICYDVEFPENVRRLALAGADAVLVPTALPAGWSGTFITDHMIQTRAFENQVFLAYINHCGSDAMFSFAGLSRIAAPDGQVLAKANSADETLIFAEINPQEFAISRSENTYLRDLKRF, from the coding sequence GTGATGAAGCTTGCGGCCGTGCAGATGAACAGCATTGACGGTGACGTCGCCGCCAATCTCGACCGCATCGAGCGGGCGGCCGCCGAAGCGGCCGGCAAGGGCGCGACATTGCTGATAACGCCCGAGCTGGGAGTCACGGGTTACGGCGCCGGCGCGGTGATCCGCGATCTTGCCGAGATGGCGGACGGGCCCATCGTTCAGCAGTTGCGGCGGATCTCGCGCGATGCCGGCATCGCGATTATTGCCGGCTTCGCGGAACGCGAGGGTAGCGCCGTCTACAACAGTGCCGTCCATGTCGACGGCGATGCCGCACCCACTGTTTATCGGAAATCGCATCTCTACGGCGACTACGAACGCTCGCTGTTCACGCCGGGTGAACCGTCGACCCGCCTCTTCGAACACCAGGGCGTCACATGCGGCATGCTGATCTGCTACGACGTCGAATTTCCGGAGAATGTCCGCCGGCTTGCGCTTGCCGGCGCGGACGCCGTGCTGGTGCCGACAGCCCTTCCGGCCGGTTGGTCGGGGACCTTCATCACTGATCACATGATCCAGACACGGGCCTTCGAAAATCAGGTCTTCCTCGCCTATATCAATCACTGCGGTTCCGACGCGATGTTCTCCTTCGCCGGCCTGTCCCGCATCGCGGCTCCGGACGGGCAGGTTCTGGCAAAAGCCAATTCCGCCGACGAGACCTTGATTTTTGCCGAGATCAATCCGCAAGAATTTGCCATCTCGCGCTCGGAGAATACCTATCTCAGGGATTTGAAGCGCTTCTGA
- a CDS encoding VOC family protein: protein MTSGIHHITLIARKVQANVDFYAGFLGLHLVKRTGGYEDPNQLHLFYGDASGTPGSLVSFLIWEDGSPGRVGHGQPSEIAFAIPAESIGFWLTRALQFNIQTTGPAQEFGEPVLRLKDPDGVIVKLVGTNALAEPAPWASRDIPETDSIRRLRGATVLTEKPKDTAHFLQSHFGYSETAAADTIRRLTSSSGDVIDVRDATGFWSSAPGTGTIDHIAFRALDEATVLAVRADLQQEHAGPTNAHDRKYFFSLYVREPGGSLYELATDGPGFAIDEAADALGSKLFLPPHLAADPAATLVKLPQFALPGEPRLTQRDLPFIHRFYHPEKMNGRTFVLLHGSGGNETDMLPFGHQIDPHATLMGVRGRSNEEGFPRWFRRLSETTFDQKDIRSEADAFAAFVEGARDGYGLDPDETVFVGYSNGANMLAAVMLLHPGIVRNVVLMRAMAALENPPKADLAGTKILMLTGKEDPYGKHAPKLKTELRESGASFEAVDLDIGHGIGPEDVAVIRPWLTENGL, encoded by the coding sequence GTGACGAGCGGCATTCACCACATTACCCTGATCGCCCGTAAGGTGCAGGCCAATGTCGATTTCTACGCCGGCTTTCTCGGCCTCCACCTCGTCAAGCGGACCGGCGGCTACGAAGATCCCAATCAATTGCATCTCTTCTACGGTGACGCATCGGGTACGCCGGGTTCGCTCGTCAGCTTCCTGATCTGGGAAGACGGCTCCCCGGGGCGGGTCGGCCATGGCCAGCCGAGCGAGATTGCATTTGCAATTCCGGCGGAAAGCATCGGCTTCTGGCTGACGCGCGCCCTGCAGTTCAACATCCAGACGACCGGCCCGGCCCAGGAGTTCGGCGAACCGGTGCTGCGGCTGAAGGATCCTGACGGGGTGATCGTCAAGCTGGTCGGCACGAATGCGCTCGCCGAGCCGGCTCCCTGGGCGAGCCGCGACATTCCCGAAACGGACTCGATCCGGCGGCTGCGCGGCGCAACTGTTCTGACGGAAAAACCGAAGGACACGGCCCACTTTCTTCAAAGTCATTTCGGTTACTCGGAGACGGCAGCGGCCGACACGATCCGCCGTCTCACGTCGTCGTCCGGAGATGTTATCGACGTCCGCGATGCGACCGGTTTCTGGAGCTCCGCGCCCGGCACCGGCACGATCGATCACATAGCCTTCCGCGCGCTGGACGAGGCGACGGTGCTTGCTGTCCGCGCCGATCTTCAGCAGGAGCATGCCGGTCCGACGAATGCGCATGACCGGAAGTATTTCTTCTCCCTCTATGTGCGTGAACCGGGCGGCTCACTCTATGAACTCGCTACCGATGGGCCGGGTTTTGCAATCGACGAGGCTGCGGACGCGCTTGGCTCGAAGCTGTTCCTTCCGCCGCACCTTGCCGCAGACCCGGCAGCGACATTGGTCAAGCTTCCGCAATTCGCATTGCCCGGCGAGCCGCGTCTCACACAACGGGACCTACCCTTCATTCATCGGTTCTACCATCCGGAAAAGATGAACGGACGCACCTTCGTGCTGCTGCATGGCAGCGGCGGCAACGAAACCGACATGCTTCCCTTCGGGCACCAAATCGACCCGCACGCGACACTTATGGGTGTGCGTGGCCGCAGCAACGAGGAAGGCTTTCCCCGTTGGTTCCGGCGCCTCTCGGAGACGACCTTCGACCAGAAGGACATCCGTTCCGAGGCAGACGCTTTCGCCGCCTTCGTCGAAGGCGCACGGGACGGCTACGGGCTTGATCCCGACGAAACCGTCTTCGTCGGCTATTCGAATGGTGCCAACATGCTCGCGGCGGTGATGCTGCTCCATCCCGGCATTGTTCGGAACGTGGTGCTCATGCGGGCGATGGCCGCCCTCGAAAACCCGCCGAAAGCCGATCTTGCCGGGACGAAGATTCTCATGCTCACCGGCAAGGAGGATCCCTACGGCAAGCACGCTCCGAAGCTGAAAACGGAGCTTCGCGAAAGCGGCGCGAGCTTCGAGGCGGTCGACCTCGACATCGGCCACGGGATCGGTCCGGAGGACGTCGCTGTCATACGTCCGTGGCTCACTGAAAACGGTCTTTGA
- a CDS encoding branched-chain amino acid ABC transporter permease — translation MEYFIQQLVNGLTLGSIYGMIAIGYTMVYGIIGMINFAHGDIFMLGGFAALIVFLLLTSFMAGIPVVLALLLMMIVGMLAAALWNWTIERVAYRPLRGSFRLAPLITAIGMSIVLSNFVQVTQGPRNKPIPPLVSSVYDLFGISVSLKQIIIIIITAILLSVFWYIVNRTPLGRAQRATEQDRKMAALLGVDVDRTISVTFVMGAALAAVAGTMYLMYYGVVVFTDGFVPGVKAFTAAVLGGIGSLPGAVLGGLLIGLIESLWSAYFTIDYKDVATFSILAIVLIFKPSGILGRPEVEKV, via the coding sequence ATGGAGTATTTTATCCAGCAGCTCGTCAACGGGCTGACGCTTGGGTCTATTTATGGTATGATCGCGATAGGTTATACCATGGTTTACGGCATCATCGGCATGATCAACTTCGCCCACGGCGATATCTTCATGCTAGGCGGCTTCGCCGCGTTGATTGTCTTTCTGCTTCTCACATCATTCATGGCAGGCATACCGGTTGTACTGGCGCTTTTGCTTATGATGATTGTCGGTATGCTTGCGGCGGCGCTTTGGAATTGGACCATCGAGCGGGTGGCCTATCGTCCGCTGCGCGGGTCTTTCCGCTTGGCGCCGCTGATCACGGCCATCGGCATGTCGATCGTGCTGTCGAACTTCGTTCAGGTGACACAGGGACCGCGCAACAAGCCGATCCCGCCGCTTGTTTCCTCGGTCTATGATCTGTTCGGTATCTCCGTCTCCTTGAAGCAGATCATCATCATCATCATTACGGCGATCCTGCTTTCCGTCTTCTGGTACATCGTCAACCGGACACCGCTCGGGCGTGCGCAGCGTGCCACCGAACAGGACCGCAAGATGGCGGCGCTGCTTGGCGTCGACGTCGATCGCACGATCTCGGTGACCTTCGTCATGGGCGCAGCGCTCGCAGCCGTCGCCGGTACGATGTATCTGATGTATTACGGTGTCGTCGTCTTCACCGACGGTTTCGTTCCCGGGGTCAAGGCGTTCACCGCTGCCGTTCTCGGCGGTATCGGCTCGCTGCCGGGCGCCGTTCTCGGCGGGCTGTTGATCGGTCTGATCGAGTCGCTGTGGTCGGCTTACTTCACCATCGACTACAAGGACGTCGCGACATTCTCGATTCTCGCTATCGTCCTGATCTTCAAGCCTTCGGGCATTCTCGGACGACCGGAAGTCGAGAAGGTATAA
- a CDS encoding SDR family NAD(P)-dependent oxidoreductase gives MSYSAIARNNVAVVTGAASGIGLAAARRFAQLGLKVVLADLPGERLQTAAAEVGKVAAGGAADVAAIATDVSRADDLVALARATYERFGHVHVLMNNAGIQPGSSLFGPVENWEAVIGVNLWGVINGSRIFAPAMIAHGEPALIINTGSKQGITTPPGDPAYNVSKAGVKVFTEALQHELRNTEGCQVSAHLLIPGFVYTSLTAQGRTEKPAGAWTPDQTVDFMMESLARADFYILCPDNEVVRSTDEKRILWAAGDIVENRPPLSRWHPDYGEAFKAFLAGNKD, from the coding sequence ATGTCTTACTCCGCCATTGCCAGGAATAACGTTGCCGTCGTCACGGGCGCCGCGTCCGGCATCGGGCTTGCCGCGGCAAGGCGCTTCGCGCAGCTCGGTTTGAAAGTGGTCCTTGCCGATCTGCCCGGCGAGCGATTGCAAACGGCCGCGGCGGAGGTGGGGAAAGTCGCTGCGGGCGGAGCGGCCGATGTCGCCGCAATCGCCACGGACGTCTCCCGGGCGGACGATCTCGTGGCGCTGGCACGCGCGACATACGAGCGCTTCGGCCATGTGCATGTGCTTATGAACAATGCCGGCATACAGCCCGGTAGCTCGCTGTTTGGCCCGGTGGAGAATTGGGAAGCCGTGATCGGCGTCAATCTTTGGGGCGTGATCAACGGTTCGCGGATTTTCGCCCCTGCCATGATCGCGCATGGCGAGCCGGCACTGATCATCAACACGGGCTCGAAACAGGGTATCACCACACCGCCCGGCGATCCCGCCTATAATGTCTCCAAGGCAGGCGTGAAGGTTTTCACCGAGGCACTGCAGCATGAACTGCGCAATACCGAAGGCTGTCAGGTCAGTGCCCATCTGCTGATACCCGGTTTCGTCTATACGTCGCTGACCGCGCAGGGGCGCACGGAAAAACCGGCCGGCGCCTGGACGCCCGACCAGACGGTAGACTTCATGATGGAGAGCCTGGCCCGCGCCGATTTCTATATTCTCTGCCCCGATAATGAGGTCGTTCGGTCGACGGATGAGAAACGCATCCTGTGGGCGGCGGGCGATATCGTCGAGAACCGGCCCCCTCTTTCGCGCTGGCATCCGGACTACGGTGAAGCCTTCAAGGCGTTTCTCGCCGGCAATAAAGATTGA
- a CDS encoding ABC transporter permease yields MTSIFRKFYFFLIALFLALPLIVVAGVSVNQKQTLAFPPQGLSVSWYGEIFTNPEWRNALVASVTLAVLSAALAVAIALPLAWFLWRRVAPWANIFQLLGVAPFTLPPVITALGLLTFWATAGFYGQPWTAVVSHAIFFVTLPLVTLSLGFTSIDRSLVEAAATMGADDRTIFRTIVLPLILPYIVSGYAFAFVLSLNEYIVAYMTVGFTMETLPIKIFNALRYGYTPTMASVTVLFVSTAAIIFSLVARFGDLPKLLGAMSSDGK; encoded by the coding sequence ATGACGTCCATTTTCCGCAAGTTCTACTTCTTCCTGATCGCCCTCTTTCTCGCCCTGCCGCTGATCGTGGTCGCCGGCGTCTCGGTCAATCAGAAGCAGACGCTCGCCTTTCCGCCTCAGGGCCTTTCGGTCTCCTGGTACGGCGAGATCTTCACCAATCCGGAATGGCGGAACGCGCTCGTCGCTTCGGTCACGCTCGCAGTTCTCTCGGCAGCACTCGCCGTCGCGATCGCGCTGCCGCTTGCCTGGTTCCTGTGGCGGCGGGTGGCGCCTTGGGCAAACATCTTTCAGCTTCTCGGCGTGGCGCCCTTCACTCTGCCGCCGGTCATCACGGCGCTTGGTCTCCTGACCTTCTGGGCGACGGCGGGCTTTTACGGCCAACCCTGGACGGCCGTCGTCAGCCACGCGATCTTCTTCGTGACGCTGCCGCTCGTCACGCTGTCGCTCGGCTTTACCTCGATCGACCGCTCGCTGGTCGAGGCGGCCGCGACCATGGGCGCGGACGATCGCACCATTTTCCGCACGATCGTGCTGCCGCTGATCCTGCCCTATATCGTCTCCGGCTATGCCTTTGCCTTCGTGCTCTCGCTCAACGAATATATCGTTGCCTACATGACCGTCGGGTTCACGATGGAGACGCTGCCGATCAAGATCTTCAACGCCTTGCGGTACGGCTATACGCCGACCATGGCGTCGGTGACGGTCCTCTTCGTCTCCACGGCCGCGATCATCTTCAGTCTGGTTGCCCGTTTCGGGGACCTGCCGAAGCTGCTCGGCGCCATGTCATCGGATGGAAAGTGA
- a CDS encoding ABC transporter ATP-binding protein, producing the protein MALETRTMTKDPILKVEHLSMRFGGLMAINDFSFEAERGDITALIGPNGAGKTTVFNCITGFYKPTMGMITMKQNSGKEFLLERLPDFEITKHAKVARTFQNIRMFSGLTVLENLLVAQHNKLMLASGYTILGLLGFPAYRQASREAIEVAKHWLEMASLIDRADDPAGDLPYGAQRRLEIARAMCTGPELLCLDEPAAGLNPRESHALNELLQTIRRETGTSILLIEHDMSVVMEISDHVVVLEYGQKISDGNPDFVKNDPKVIAAYLGVEDEEVEEVIEQIEVIEGGQGGINP; encoded by the coding sequence ATGGCCCTCGAGACAAGGACAATGACGAAAGACCCCATTCTCAAGGTCGAGCACCTGTCGATGCGTTTCGGCGGTCTCATGGCCATCAACGACTTCTCGTTCGAGGCCGAGCGCGGCGACATCACCGCATTGATCGGTCCGAACGGCGCAGGCAAGACGACGGTGTTCAACTGCATCACCGGCTTCTACAAGCCGACGATGGGCATGATCACCATGAAGCAGAATTCCGGTAAGGAATTTCTGCTGGAGCGCCTGCCCGATTTCGAAATCACCAAGCATGCCAAGGTGGCACGCACCTTCCAGAACATCCGCATGTTCTCTGGCCTGACGGTTCTCGAAAACCTGCTCGTCGCACAGCACAACAAGCTTATGCTGGCTTCCGGCTACACCATCCTCGGTCTGCTCGGCTTCCCTGCCTATCGTCAGGCATCCAGGGAGGCGATCGAGGTCGCCAAGCACTGGCTCGAAATGGCATCGCTGATCGACCGCGCCGACGACCCGGCCGGCGATCTGCCCTACGGTGCGCAGCGGCGGCTCGAAATCGCCCGCGCCATGTGCACCGGGCCGGAGCTTCTCTGCCTCGACGAGCCCGCGGCCGGTCTCAATCCGCGCGAGTCGCACGCGCTCAACGAGTTGCTGCAGACCATCCGTCGCGAGACCGGCACCTCCATTTTGCTGATCGAGCACGACATGTCCGTGGTTATGGAGATTTCCGACCACGTGGTCGTGCTTGAATACGGTCAGAAGATTTCCGACGGCAATCCGGATTTCGTGAAGAACGATCCAAAGGTCATCGCGGCCTATCTGGGTGTCGAGGATGAAGAGGTTGAAGAGGTGATCGAACAAATCGAGGTAATCGAAGGCGGGCAGGGAGGCATCAACCCATGA
- the cysQ gene encoding 3'(2'),5'-bisphosphate nucleotidase CysQ, with amino-acid sequence MLEILERSAIAAGRAILDIYDAGPAVTYKLDSSPVTDADHRAERIILADLAAAFPDIPVIAEEAAAAGHVPDITGKPFFLVDPLDGTKEFVGRNSHFTVNIGLIEKGVPVAGVVYAPALGMLYSARAGKAKKAMVEHDRIASPWTIIGCRSCGDRLVALTSRWHNSAETVAYLAEHGITDYEAVGSSLKFCLLAEGLADIYPRFSRTMEWDTAAGDAILRAAGGETLTMEGTPLTYGKRNQPNDSDFANPWFVSRGKV; translated from the coding sequence ATGTTAGAGATATTGGAAAGATCGGCCATCGCCGCCGGACGCGCGATCCTGGACATTTACGATGCCGGTCCCGCCGTCACCTACAAGCTGGATTCCTCCCCGGTAACCGACGCGGATCATCGCGCCGAGCGCATCATCCTTGCCGATCTTGCGGCTGCCTTTCCCGATATCCCCGTCATCGCCGAAGAAGCCGCTGCCGCCGGACACGTACCCGACATCACAGGCAAGCCGTTCTTCCTCGTCGATCCGCTGGACGGGACCAAGGAATTCGTCGGCCGCAACAGCCATTTCACGGTCAACATAGGACTGATCGAAAAGGGCGTTCCGGTTGCCGGCGTCGTCTATGCACCGGCTCTCGGCATGCTTTATTCGGCGCGCGCCGGAAAGGCGAAGAAGGCGATGGTCGAGCACGACCGCATCGCCAGTCCGTGGACGATCATCGGTTGCCGCAGCTGCGGCGATCGTCTCGTCGCCCTCACCAGCCGCTGGCACAACAGCGCGGAGACCGTCGCCTATCTCGCCGAGCACGGCATTACCGACTACGAGGCCGTCGGCTCGTCGCTGAAGTTTTGTCTGCTGGCCGAGGGCCTCGCCGACATCTATCCGCGCTTTAGCCGCACGATGGAATGGGACACCGCCGCCGGAGATGCCATTCTGCGGGCGGCAGGCGGAGAGACGCTGACAATGGAAGGCACTCCTCTGACCTATGGCAAACGCAACCAGCCCAACGACAGCGACTTCGCCAATCCCTGGTTTGTTTCGCGCGGCAAGGTCTGA
- a CDS encoding ABC transporter permease — MRREPPQTIGDYAPLLFPAAMLTIFFVVPFGTMIAVSFFQRQQGGFYTPAFVYDNYARFLSAFFGGVLGFSLSLAIAVAVCCVVLALPFTYLLTRMARSVQVVWLVVLLSVLSLSEVIIGFAWSTLFSRTAGITNILVALGLMTEAKALTPSFSAVLTGMVYQAFPYTVLVLFPALVRLDPTLTEAARTLGASPVKAFFTVVVPTLRNTIIATLIMVFIFALGSYLLPQLLGRPQHWTLSVLITDQAIYQSNMPFAAAMAVFLVLVTLGLVALTVIAGRKGEVA; from the coding sequence ATGAGACGCGAACCGCCCCAGACAATCGGTGACTACGCGCCGCTTCTCTTCCCCGCGGCGATGCTCACCATCTTCTTCGTCGTGCCCTTCGGCACGATGATCGCCGTCAGCTTCTTCCAGCGCCAGCAGGGCGGCTTCTACACGCCGGCCTTCGTCTACGATAATTATGCCCGCTTCCTTTCGGCCTTCTTCGGCGGCGTGCTCGGCTTTTCGTTGTCTCTGGCGATCGCAGTCGCCGTCTGCTGCGTCGTGCTGGCGCTGCCCTTCACCTATCTCCTGACGCGCATGGCGCGCAGCGTGCAGGTCGTCTGGCTCGTCGTGCTGCTTTCGGTGCTGTCGCTCTCCGAGGTCATCATCGGCTTTGCCTGGTCGACCCTCTTTTCGCGCACGGCCGGCATTACCAATATCCTCGTGGCGCTCGGCCTGATGACCGAGGCCAAGGCGCTGACACCGAGTTTCTCCGCTGTGCTGACCGGCATGGTCTACCAGGCGTTCCCCTACACGGTGCTGGTGCTTTTCCCGGCGCTCGTCCGCCTCGATCCGACCTTGACGGAGGCCGCCCGCACGCTCGGCGCCTCGCCCGTCAAGGCGTTCTTCACCGTCGTCGTGCCGACGCTCAGGAACACGATCATTGCAACGCTCATCATGGTCTTTATCTTCGCGCTCGGCTCCTATCTGCTGCCGCAACTTCTCGGCCGTCCGCAGCACTGGACGCTTTCGGTGCTGATCACCGATCAGGCGATCTACCAGTCCAACATGCCGTTCGCCGCTGCGATGGCCGTATTCCTCGTGCTTGTGACGCTCGGGCTCGTCGCCCTGACCGTCATTGCAGGACGGAAGGGAGAAGTGGCATGA
- a CDS encoding ring-cleaving dioxygenase, whose amino-acid sequence MSLQLTGIHHLTAITANAPENLRFYTQTLGLRLVKKTVNQDDTTAYHLFYADGQATPGTDLTFFDWPVGPEGRGTHSISRTGLRVGSAESVKWWKRRFDDLKVTSGDVSKIDGRTSLDFEDGEGQRLRLVDDGGLARSHPWEKSPVPAEYQIKGLGPITISVPDITNTALLLTHVMNMKEVRRYASPDSIGEVHVFSMGEAGPAAELHVVVQPDLPIARQGAGAVHHVAFRAPDVETLHQWTERLKEFRLPSSGEVERYYFRSLYFREPNGILFEIATDGPGFAVDEPMESLGESLSLPPFLEPKRAQIEARLKPLE is encoded by the coding sequence ATGAGCTTGCAACTGACAGGTATCCACCATCTGACGGCGATTACCGCGAATGCGCCAGAGAACCTGCGCTTCTATACGCAGACGCTGGGGCTGCGGCTGGTCAAGAAGACCGTGAACCAGGACGACACCACCGCTTACCATCTCTTCTATGCCGATGGGCAGGCAACGCCCGGTACGGACCTGACCTTCTTCGACTGGCCGGTCGGGCCCGAGGGGCGAGGCACACATAGCATTTCGCGCACCGGCCTGCGGGTCGGCAGTGCCGAAAGCGTCAAGTGGTGGAAGCGGCGCTTCGATGATCTGAAGGTGACATCCGGTGACGTCAGCAAAATCGACGGGCGGACGTCGCTCGATTTCGAGGACGGCGAGGGCCAGCGCCTTCGGCTTGTCGATGACGGCGGCCTTGCGCGGTCGCATCCTTGGGAAAAGAGCCCGGTCCCCGCCGAGTACCAGATCAAAGGCCTCGGGCCGATCACCATCAGCGTGCCGGATATCACCAACACCGCGCTCTTGCTCACCCATGTGATGAATATGAAGGAGGTGCGCCGTTACGCTTCGCCCGACAGTATCGGCGAGGTCCACGTCTTCTCGATGGGTGAGGCCGGACCGGCGGCCGAATTGCACGTCGTGGTACAGCCGGACCTGCCGATCGCCCGTCAGGGAGCAGGCGCCGTGCATCATGTTGCCTTCCGCGCGCCGGACGTGGAGACGCTGCACCAATGGACCGAGCGCCTGAAGGAGTTCCGCCTGCCTTCGAGCGGCGAGGTCGAGCGCTATTATTTCCGTTCGCTCTATTTCCGCGAGCCGAACGGTATTCTGTTCGAGATTGCGACCGATGGGCCGGGTTTTGCCGTTGACGAGCCGATGGAGTCGCTCGGCGAAAGCCTGTCGCTGCCTCCTTTCCTGGAGCCGAAGCGGGCCCAGATCGAAGCGAGGCTGAAGCCGCTGGAATAG
- the livM gene encoding high-affinity branched-chain amino acid ABC transporter permease LivM: MANIASTTASAGTELTARALREAVFAGLITLGLFVLFVGLKTDQNIRNELILTQRWGLLVIFIAIAMGGRFLMVAYVQPWLAQRKAVKAAAPEIVKEENFFSRNFSTIAIVALVLYPPVILALTGVQGSLKWVDNFGVQILIYVMLAWGLNIVVGLAGLLDLGYVAFYAVGAYSYALLSSYFGLSFWVLLPVAGLLAACWGVALGFPVLRLRGDYLAIVTLAFGEIIRLVLINWTEVTKGTFGVSGIAKATLFGIKFDASKDGFAALMGLPISSAYYKIFLFYLILGLALLTAFVTIRLRRMPIGRAWEALREDEIACRSLGINTVTTKLTAFATGAMFGGFAGSFFAVRQGFVSPESFIFLESAVILAIVVLGGMGSLTGIAVAAVVMIGGTEILRELAFLKMIFGPNFTPELYRMLIFGLAMVVVMVWKPRGFVGSREPTAFLHKRRSVSGSFTKEGHG, from the coding sequence ATGGCAAACATAGCGTCTACAACTGCAAGCGCCGGCACTGAGCTGACGGCGCGGGCCCTGCGCGAGGCTGTTTTCGCGGGGCTTATCACGCTCGGGCTGTTCGTGCTCTTCGTCGGCCTCAAGACCGACCAGAACATTCGCAACGAGTTGATCCTCACCCAGCGCTGGGGATTGCTCGTGATCTTTATCGCCATCGCCATGGGCGGCCGGTTCCTGATGGTTGCCTATGTTCAGCCCTGGCTTGCCCAGCGGAAGGCGGTAAAAGCGGCGGCGCCTGAAATCGTCAAGGAGGAAAACTTCTTCAGTCGCAACTTCTCGACGATCGCGATCGTGGCGCTGGTTCTTTATCCACCGGTTATCCTGGCGCTCACCGGCGTCCAGGGATCGCTGAAGTGGGTGGACAATTTCGGCGTCCAGATCCTGATCTACGTGATGCTTGCCTGGGGCCTCAACATCGTCGTCGGCCTCGCCGGCCTGCTCGACCTCGGATACGTGGCCTTCTACGCGGTCGGCGCCTATTCCTATGCGCTGCTCTCCAGCTATTTTGGCCTGTCCTTCTGGGTACTGCTGCCGGTCGCGGGCCTTCTTGCCGCCTGCTGGGGCGTGGCCCTCGGCTTCCCGGTGCTGCGCCTGCGCGGCGACTACCTCGCGATCGTCACGCTCGCCTTCGGCGAAATCATTCGTCTCGTGCTGATCAACTGGACCGAGGTCACGAAAGGCACGTTCGGCGTATCCGGCATCGCCAAGGCAACGCTGTTCGGCATCAAGTTCGATGCTTCCAAGGATGGCTTCGCGGCGCTGATGGGGCTGCCCATCTCGTCGGCCTATTACAAGATCTTCCTGTTCTATCTGATCCTCGGCCTTGCGCTCCTGACGGCTTTCGTCACCATCCGTCTGCGCCGCATGCCGATCGGTCGGGCCTGGGAAGCGCTTCGCGAGGACGAGATCGCCTGCCGGTCGCTCGGCATCAATACGGTGACCACCAAGCTCACGGCATTCGCCACCGGTGCCATGTTCGGCGGCTTTGCCGGCTCGTTCTTCGCCGTGCGCCAGGGCTTCGTCTCGCCGGAATCCTTCATCTTTCTCGAGTCGGCCGTCATTCTCGCCATCGTCGTTCTCGGCGGCATGGGCTCGCTGACGGGCATCGCGGTCGCAGCGGTGGTGATGATCGGCGGCACGGAAATCCTGCGCGAGCTTGCATTCCTGAAGATGATTTTCGGACCGAACTTCACGCCTGAGCTTTATCGCATGCTGATCTTCGGCCTTGCCATGGTCGTCGTCATGGTCTGGAAGCCGCGCGGCTTCGTTGGATCGCGCGAACCGACCGCGTTCCTGCACAAACGCAGGTCCGTCTCCGGCAGCTTCACCAAGGAGGGACACGGCTGA